In a genomic window of Salegentibacter salegens:
- a CDS encoding substrate-binding domain-containing protein, producing MKTIKVGGVPEHFNLPWHLCIEEKLFEARGINVIWKDFPGGTGAMNKALRAGEIDAAVILTEGILKDIISGNESKIIQTYIGSPLVWGIHVAAASKYKSVEELKNTKAAISRKGSGSHLMAYVNAQNHTWNTEELEFEIVKDLDGAVEALKNDKAQYFMWEHFTTKPLVDNHTFRRLADCPTPWPCFVIAARNESLKNEPDRLKTMLEILNRETQRFKNLPKIAEKLSENYDQRLEDIEKWLNITHWSQEQITENEVEKVQDKLLELNLISKKQRSSEFIHNL from the coding sequence ATGAAGACTATAAAAGTAGGCGGTGTACCAGAACATTTTAACCTTCCGTGGCACTTATGTATAGAAGAAAAACTTTTTGAAGCACGTGGCATTAATGTAATATGGAAAGATTTTCCAGGGGGCACCGGTGCTATGAATAAAGCTTTGCGAGCTGGAGAGATTGATGCCGCAGTAATTTTAACCGAAGGCATTTTAAAAGATATAATTTCTGGAAATGAAAGTAAAATTATTCAAACTTACATAGGTTCTCCTTTAGTTTGGGGAATTCATGTAGCGGCCGCATCTAAATATAAATCGGTTGAAGAACTTAAAAATACTAAGGCCGCAATTAGCCGAAAAGGCAGCGGCTCACATCTTATGGCGTATGTAAATGCCCAAAATCACACCTGGAATACCGAAGAGCTCGAGTTTGAAATAGTAAAAGATCTGGATGGCGCGGTAGAAGCTTTAAAAAATGATAAAGCCCAGTACTTTATGTGGGAACATTTTACCACCAAACCTTTGGTAGATAATCATACCTTTAGAAGACTTGCCGACTGCCCTACCCCGTGGCCTTGTTTTGTGATTGCTGCCAGAAATGAAAGTTTAAAAAATGAACCGGACCGACTTAAAACAATGCTGGAAATCTTAAACAGGGAAACCCAACGATTTAAAAATCTTCCTAAAATTGCCGAAAAGTTATCGGAGAACTACGATCAGCGCCTGGAAGATATTGAAAAATGGTTGAATATTACACACTGGAGTCAGGAGCAAATAACTGAAAACGAGGTAGAAAAGGTGCAGGATAAATTATTAGAGCTTAATTTAATTTCGAAAAAACAACGATCATCCGAATTTATTCATAATTTGTAG
- the ppk1 gene encoding polyphosphate kinase 1: MQEPQEIPLRHRDLNWLSFNARVLQEAEDKINPLYERIRFLAIFSSNLDEYFRVRVAQLRQMKRVEKSIRKKLALKPTKTTKEILEEVKRQQHKFGEIYQKQILPELAKNGILLIDAQHFNKAQKEFAAHYFQEKVKPHIKPETIDLEEKNELFLKNAELYFVVSFTNKEKLGIVNIPVAVCGRFVNLRGDGEDNSITYLDEIVRSQVSSIFKDQNIEGVYEIKLSRDAELYIEDIYEGVLAEKIYDSLAQRTDGQPTRLLYDAEMPNFLHKKIRKLLKLGKIDMMPGGKYHNFNDFFSFPDPTNNPELQYKKFPEIEHKELSKSSNYFDTISEKDQAVHFPYMSFAYVENFLEQAVNDKNVTAIKISLYRVADESRLTSLLLKALENGKQVTVFVEAKARFDEENNIIWGRKFEKKGANVIYSYPKIKVHSKIMLVQRMEGEDLVNYSYIGTGNFNSETSKIYCDHAIFTSNKQIAKELSRLFKVLEGELIIPREKNLLISPFSTRQEFIKLIYNEIDYAREGKKAKITAKMNSLEDPEIIELLYKANNAGVEIRLLVRGFTCLIPGVKGLSENIYITSIVDRYLEHGRIYIFENGGDEKIYYGSADWMTRNLSRRIEVLSPILDKDVAQEFKEILEIQLNDNVKARIQDADEKNVYVDRKETEKPVRSQYEIYNYLKEKHTK; this comes from the coding sequence ATGCAGGAACCACAAGAAATTCCATTAAGGCATCGAGACCTTAACTGGCTGAGTTTTAACGCAAGAGTCTTACAGGAGGCAGAAGATAAGATCAATCCGCTTTACGAGCGGATTCGTTTTTTAGCTATTTTCTCTTCTAATTTAGATGAATACTTTAGGGTAAGGGTTGCACAGCTTCGCCAAATGAAACGTGTGGAGAAAAGCATTCGTAAAAAACTCGCCTTAAAACCTACCAAAACTACAAAAGAAATCCTTGAAGAAGTAAAACGGCAGCAACACAAATTTGGCGAGATTTACCAGAAACAAATTTTACCTGAACTTGCTAAAAATGGTATTCTTCTTATAGATGCTCAACATTTTAATAAGGCACAAAAAGAATTTGCCGCTCACTATTTTCAGGAAAAAGTAAAACCTCATATTAAGCCGGAAACAATAGATCTTGAAGAAAAAAATGAGCTTTTCCTTAAAAATGCTGAATTGTATTTCGTAGTTAGCTTCACCAATAAAGAAAAACTCGGAATTGTAAATATCCCGGTAGCTGTTTGTGGCAGATTTGTTAACCTGAGAGGCGATGGTGAAGATAATTCTATAACTTATTTGGATGAAATTGTAAGAAGCCAGGTGAGTTCTATATTTAAAGATCAAAATATTGAAGGAGTTTATGAAATTAAGCTTTCACGCGATGCTGAGCTTTATATTGAAGATATTTATGAAGGGGTTTTAGCTGAAAAAATATACGATTCGCTCGCTCAAAGAACCGATGGACAGCCTACCCGACTATTATACGACGCAGAGATGCCCAATTTTCTTCATAAGAAAATTAGAAAACTCCTGAAGCTGGGTAAGATTGATATGATGCCCGGAGGAAAATACCACAATTTTAACGATTTCTTTTCCTTCCCCGATCCTACAAATAATCCAGAACTTCAGTATAAAAAGTTTCCAGAAATAGAACATAAAGAGTTATCAAAATCCAGTAATTATTTTGATACCATTTCAGAAAAAGACCAGGCCGTGCATTTTCCTTATATGTCTTTTGCATATGTGGAAAATTTCCTGGAACAAGCGGTAAACGACAAAAATGTAACCGCTATAAAAATCTCTTTATATCGCGTTGCAGATGAATCAAGGTTAACCAGCCTCCTTTTAAAAGCTTTGGAAAACGGAAAACAGGTTACCGTGTTTGTAGAAGCCAAGGCCAGGTTTGATGAAGAAAACAATATTATTTGGGGCCGAAAATTTGAGAAAAAAGGCGCCAATGTAATTTATTCTTATCCCAAGATTAAAGTACATTCCAAAATTATGCTCGTGCAGCGTATGGAGGGCGAAGACCTGGTGAATTATTCCTATATAGGCACCGGTAACTTTAATAGCGAAACCTCAAAGATTTATTGTGATCACGCTATTTTCACTTCAAATAAACAAATCGCCAAAGAATTATCACGATTATTCAAAGTACTGGAAGGAGAATTGATTATTCCGCGGGAAAAAAACCTATTAATCTCACCGTTTTCTACAAGGCAGGAATTTATAAAACTTATCTACAACGAAATTGATTACGCCCGGGAAGGTAAAAAAGCGAAGATAACAGCCAAAATGAATAGTCTTGAAGATCCCGAAATAATCGAGTTGCTTTACAAAGCCAACAATGCCGGCGTAGAAATAAGACTGCTGGTTCGTGGTTTTACCTGCCTAATTCCCGGAGTTAAAGGTTTAAGTGAAAATATTTATATTACCAGTATTGTAGATAGGTATTTAGAACATGGTCGCATCTATATTTTTGAAAACGGTGGTGATGAAAAGATCTATTACGGTAGTGCCGACTGGATGACGCGTAATCTTTCCCGACGCATAGAAGTGCTCTCCCCTATTCTGGATAAAGATGTAGCACAGGAATTCAAAGAAATCCTTGAAATTCAGCTAAACGATAATGTAAAAGCAAGAATCCAGGATGCCGACGAAAAGAACGTATATGTAGACCGAAAGGAAACCGAAAAACCAGTGCGTTCACAATATGAAATTTATAATTATTTAAAAGAAAAACATACCAAATGA
- a CDS encoding endonuclease MutS2 encodes MIKIAPKSLIDLEFPVVCQQISDLCITGPGKEKALKLQPYKTGKKTLFGLHQTNEYVSSKTRESRIPNHGFDSIKNELRTLEIEDSILEIGSFRKIYSLSETVNTHIKFFRKFQEHYPSLFETTAEVEYTTEIVDSIGAVINKFGELKDDATPHLQQIRRSINQVKGQINSSFAKALTTYHSYGYLDEIRESVVENVRVLAVTAMHRRKVKGGILGNSKTGSIVYIQPEATYQYTRELNNLEYEEKEEIKRILKELTNKIRPFKPLLIDYQDLLCEIDVIAAKAKYAEMTNGLLPKITKERELQLKDAYHPLLYLSNKKKGDKTYPQSIELAKDNRIIVISGPNAGGKSITLKTVGLLQVMLQSGILVPVHEYSRMCLFEKILTDIGDNQSIENHLSTYSYRLKNMNYFLRKCDDRTLFLIDEFGTGSDPELGGALAETFLEVFYEKESFGILTTHYANLKKLANEVPNMSNANMLFDSSSLEPIYKLQVGEAGSSFTFEVAQKNGIPYSLINRSRKKVEKGKIRFDRSIAKLQQERSKLQKTTDSLKTKEQKAAIEKDKLEETNNRIQQKLESYQELYDSNQRLIYMGQKVNELSEKYFENKKKKELIGEFLKFVEIENSKRKKESAKERKIQKEKEKKVQQEVKKEFSVIRKKKKEEKAKVSEKERQEANKPKIPPKIGDRVRLEDSRSVGTLDKIEKGKAIINYGMFTTQVDVEKLELVQAMKKK; translated from the coding sequence ATGATTAAAATTGCACCAAAGAGCCTTATAGACCTCGAATTTCCTGTAGTTTGCCAGCAAATTTCAGATTTATGCATTACAGGACCGGGAAAGGAGAAAGCTTTAAAACTTCAACCTTATAAAACGGGTAAAAAAACACTGTTCGGACTTCATCAAACCAATGAGTATGTAAGTTCAAAAACGCGCGAAAGCCGAATTCCAAATCACGGCTTCGATTCAATTAAAAATGAATTACGCACGTTGGAGATTGAAGATTCTATCCTTGAAATTGGAAGTTTCAGAAAGATTTATAGCCTTTCAGAAACCGTAAATACCCACATTAAGTTTTTTAGAAAATTCCAGGAACATTACCCTAGTTTGTTTGAAACCACTGCAGAGGTAGAATACACCACCGAAATTGTAGATAGTATTGGCGCGGTGATCAACAAATTTGGCGAATTAAAAGACGATGCCACACCGCATTTACAACAAATTAGGCGGTCTATAAATCAGGTAAAAGGTCAAATTAACTCCAGTTTTGCTAAAGCACTTACCACTTATCATTCTTATGGATATTTAGATGAAATTCGAGAAAGTGTGGTAGAAAATGTTAGGGTTTTAGCGGTAACCGCAATGCACCGCCGTAAAGTTAAAGGGGGCATTTTAGGAAATTCAAAAACCGGCAGCATTGTTTATATTCAGCCAGAAGCAACTTACCAGTATACTCGCGAACTCAATAATCTTGAATACGAAGAAAAAGAAGAAATAAAGCGCATTTTAAAGGAACTCACCAATAAAATAAGACCGTTTAAGCCACTTTTAATAGATTATCAGGATTTGCTTTGTGAGATAGATGTTATTGCAGCGAAAGCCAAATATGCTGAAATGACCAATGGTTTACTGCCAAAGATCACCAAAGAGCGGGAGCTTCAATTAAAAGATGCCTATCACCCACTACTCTATTTAAGCAATAAGAAAAAAGGTGATAAAACCTATCCGCAAAGTATTGAACTCGCAAAAGACAACAGGATTATTGTGATCTCAGGTCCTAATGCCGGCGGAAAAAGTATCACTTTAAAAACCGTGGGTTTATTGCAGGTAATGCTGCAAAGCGGAATTTTAGTGCCGGTTCACGAGTATAGCCGAATGTGTTTATTCGAAAAAATATTAACCGATATTGGGGATAATCAGTCTATAGAAAATCATTTGAGTACCTATAGTTACCGACTGAAGAATATGAATTATTTTCTTCGGAAATGTGACGATAGAACACTCTTCCTAATCGATGAATTTGGAACCGGAAGTGATCCCGAACTTGGCGGCGCCTTAGCTGAAACTTTCCTAGAAGTATTTTACGAAAAAGAATCTTTTGGGATTTTGACCACCCATTACGCAAATTTAAAAAAGCTGGCCAACGAGGTGCCCAATATGAGCAATGCAAATATGCTTTTTGACTCCAGTAGCCTGGAGCCAATCTATAAATTGCAGGTTGGGGAAGCCGGAAGTTCGTTTACTTTTGAAGTTGCTCAAAAAAATGGTATTCCTTATAGTTTAATAAATCGCTCCCGAAAGAAAGTTGAAAAAGGAAAAATAAGGTTTGACCGCAGTATCGCCAAGCTTCAGCAAGAACGTTCTAAACTTCAAAAAACCACCGATTCCCTGAAGACCAAAGAACAGAAAGCGGCCATAGAAAAAGATAAACTTGAAGAAACAAATAACAGGATTCAGCAGAAACTGGAAAGCTACCAGGAATTATACGATAGCAACCAGCGACTCATTTATATGGGGCAAAAAGTGAATGAGCTAAGTGAAAAGTATTTTGAAAATAAAAAGAAGAAAGAGCTTATTGGCGAATTTCTGAAGTTTGTTGAAATAGAAAATTCCAAGCGAAAAAAGGAATCGGCGAAGGAGCGAAAAATTCAGAAAGAAAAAGAGAAAAAAGTTCAGCAGGAAGTTAAAAAAGAGTTTTCTGTAATTAGGAAAAAGAAGAAGGAAGAAAAAGCAAAAGTTTCTGAAAAAGAACGCCAGGAAGCCAATAAACCTAAAATTCCGCCTAAAATTGGAGATAGAGTGCGGTTAGAAGATAGCCGATCTGTAGGAACTTTAGATAAAATTGAAAAAGGAAAAGCAATAATCAACTACGGAATGTTCACCACGCAAGTTGACGTGGAAAAACTGGAACTGGTGCAGGCAATGAAAAAGAAATAA
- a CDS encoding uracil-DNA glycosylase, whose amino-acid sequence MKVDIHPSWKKELAEEFEKDYFKNLAEFVKNEYTENTCYPKGKDIFSAFEHATFPNTKIVILGQDPYHGPGQANGLCFSVNDGIKTPPSLQNIFREIKEDLGRPVPDSGNLERWANQGVLLLNATLTVRAHQAGSHQKKGWERFTDRVIEIISAEKENVVFLLWGGYAKKKGAKIDSSKHLILTSGHPSPLSANRGYWFGNKHFSKANAYLKENGKEPIDW is encoded by the coding sequence ATGAAGGTAGATATACACCCCAGCTGGAAAAAAGAACTCGCCGAAGAATTTGAAAAGGATTACTTTAAAAACCTGGCAGAATTTGTAAAAAACGAATATACCGAAAACACTTGCTACCCAAAAGGCAAAGATATTTTTTCGGCATTTGAGCACGCTACTTTTCCCAACACCAAAATTGTTATTTTGGGTCAGGATCCATATCACGGGCCGGGGCAGGCCAACGGACTCTGTTTTTCGGTAAATGATGGAATTAAAACTCCGCCATCGCTTCAAAATATCTTTAGAGAAATTAAAGAAGATTTGGGGAGACCGGTGCCAGATTCCGGAAATTTAGAACGCTGGGCAAACCAGGGAGTTTTGTTGCTGAATGCTACTTTAACGGTTAGAGCACACCAGGCAGGATCGCACCAGAAGAAAGGATGGGAACGGTTTACCGATAGGGTGATAGAGATTATTTCTGCTGAAAAAGAAAATGTAGTTTTCTTACTTTGGGGCGGTTATGCCAAAAAGAAAGGAGCCAAAATTGACTCCTCTAAACATCTTATTTTAACCAGCGGGCATCCTTCACCATTAAGCGCAAACCGAGGTTACTGGTTCGGAAATAAGCATTTTAGCAAAGCAAATGCCTATTTAAAAGAAAACGGTAAAGAGCCGATAGATTGGTAA
- a CDS encoding thiol-disulfide oxidoreductase DCC family protein, with protein MEIPKDKKIVLFDGVCNLCNGAVTFIIKHDKNDVFRFASLQSEIGKKLVAERGMDPEELDSIILIDPGVAYYRKSTAALEISRELSNGYSFLKNLLFIPESLRDGIYNFVANNRYKWYGKKESCMIPTPELKSKFLD; from the coding sequence ATGGAAATTCCAAAAGATAAGAAAATCGTCCTTTTTGATGGCGTTTGCAATCTTTGCAACGGTGCAGTCACTTTTATCATTAAACACGATAAAAATGATGTATTTCGATTTGCCTCATTACAAAGTGAAATAGGAAAAAAACTGGTAGCAGAACGTGGTATGGATCCTGAAGAATTAGATTCTATAATCCTTATTGATCCGGGAGTTGCTTATTATAGAAAATCTACCGCTGCCCTGGAAATTTCACGAGAACTTTCCAATGGTTATTCCTTCTTAAAAAATCTCCTGTTTATTCCCGAAAGTTTACGGGATGGTATATATAATTTTGTGGCCAATAACCGCTACAAATGGTATGGCAAAAAAGAAAGTTGTATGATTCCTACCCCTGAATTAAAATCAAAATTCCTGGATTAA
- a CDS encoding isopenicillin N synthase family dioxygenase: MNNIPSVDLADFLSEDPNRKQKFVEEIGKAYEDIGFVALKNHFLDNELEENLYKEVKSFFALPLEVKKKYEIEGLAGQRGYISFGKEHAKGKKEGDLKEFWHFGQEPAEDANLTEKYPENVQVSELKDFNKVGMEAYRMLEKTGIYVLRALALYIGLEEHYFDHWASNGNSILRPIHYPPITEEPKGAVRAGAHGDINLITLLMGASTGGLQVLRKDGEWIDAVPQEDELVINVGDMLERHTNNKLRSTIHRVINPPKEQWSKPRYSIPFFMHPRSEMRLDCLEECIDEENPKQYEDITAGDFLHQRLVEIGLLKK, translated from the coding sequence ATGAATAATATACCCAGCGTAGATCTTGCCGATTTTCTTTCAGAAGATCCAAACAGAAAACAAAAATTTGTTGAAGAGATTGGCAAAGCTTACGAGGATATTGGTTTTGTAGCTTTAAAGAATCATTTTCTTGATAATGAACTGGAAGAAAATCTCTATAAAGAGGTAAAAAGTTTTTTTGCACTTCCTTTAGAAGTAAAGAAAAAATATGAAATAGAAGGTCTTGCCGGCCAGCGGGGCTATATTTCCTTCGGAAAAGAACACGCAAAAGGTAAAAAAGAAGGTGATCTTAAAGAGTTCTGGCATTTTGGGCAGGAACCAGCTGAAGATGCAAATCTTACTGAAAAATACCCCGAAAATGTACAGGTTTCTGAACTTAAGGATTTTAATAAGGTAGGAATGGAAGCTTACCGAATGCTGGAAAAAACCGGAATTTATGTGCTGCGTGCATTAGCTTTATATATAGGGCTCGAGGAACATTATTTTGACCATTGGGCCAGCAACGGAAATAGTATTTTAAGGCCTATCCACTACCCTCCTATTACCGAAGAACCTAAAGGTGCTGTAAGAGCCGGAGCTCACGGAGATATAAACCTTATTACTTTACTCATGGGTGCTTCTACCGGTGGTTTGCAGGTTTTGAGAAAAGATGGCGAATGGATTGATGCTGTACCTCAGGAAGACGAGTTGGTAATTAATGTTGGCGATATGTTAGAAAGACATACCAATAATAAATTGCGCTCTACAATTCACCGTGTGATAAATCCACCCAAAGAACAATGGAGCAAACCACGATATTCCATACCTTTCTTTATGCACCCAAGAAGTGAAATGCGACTTGATTGTCTTGAGGAATGTATAGATGAAGAAAACCCAAAACAATACGAAGATATTACCGCCGGTGATTTTCTACATCAGCGTCTGGTAGAAATCGGACTCCTAAAAAAGTAA
- a CDS encoding DUF1835 domain-containing protein: MKSKALHIVNGDSLTEQVEQLEVSGQIIVWRELLCEGPCVKEVGSLEFIKKREKFLEEAYDISSEEYKERFVSQLKKLKKAKDYDHVVLWFEFDLFCHINMLAAISFYREHQPKVPFYLVCSKRLKGEDEFLPLSSLSEKHLINHFKHKIELKEEDLEIATLVWELYCSNDPMKLKKQIKKTSNFEYLSSCIRAHIERFPNSKTGINSLERNILKLVENQQITSINQLLGYALQYQGYYGYSDSQMERVLNKLSIFYTLEDNRVVLTSKGQDALNQKKNFYQELKNEEYLGGARIFDFLYDSESHKVLKL, encoded by the coding sequence ATGAAAAGTAAAGCCCTGCATATTGTAAACGGTGATAGTTTAACCGAACAGGTTGAACAACTGGAGGTTTCCGGGCAAATTATTGTTTGGCGGGAACTGTTGTGTGAAGGACCATGCGTTAAAGAAGTGGGTTCATTAGAATTCATTAAAAAACGAGAAAAATTCCTGGAAGAAGCTTACGATATTTCTTCTGAAGAATATAAAGAGCGATTTGTTTCCCAACTTAAAAAATTAAAAAAAGCCAAAGATTACGATCACGTAGTACTCTGGTTTGAATTCGATCTTTTTTGCCATATAAATATGCTGGCAGCCATAAGTTTTTACAGGGAACACCAGCCCAAAGTTCCTTTTTACCTTGTATGCAGTAAACGACTTAAAGGGGAAGATGAATTTTTGCCGCTTTCCAGCCTGTCAGAAAAACATCTAATTAACCATTTTAAACATAAAATTGAATTAAAGGAAGAAGACCTTGAAATCGCTACACTAGTTTGGGAACTCTACTGCAGCAATGACCCCATGAAACTGAAAAAACAGATAAAGAAAACTTCCAATTTTGAATATCTTTCCAGTTGCATAAGGGCTCATATAGAACGTTTTCCCAATAGTAAAACCGGTATCAATTCGCTGGAACGAAATATACTTAAACTTGTAGAAAATCAGCAAATCACCTCTATTAACCAATTGTTGGGTTATGCGCTGCAGTACCAGGGATATTACGGTTATAGCGATTCTCAAATGGAAAGGGTACTCAATAAATTATCTATTTTCTACACGCTGGAGGATAATCGTGTGGTATTAACCTCAAAAGGTCAGGATGCTTTAAACCAAAAGAAAAATTTTTACCAGGAACTTAAGAACGAAGAATATTTGGGAGGTGCTCGAATTTTTGATTTTCTCTATGATTCCGAATCCCATAAAGTTTTAAAATTGTAA
- a CDS encoding nucleoside phosphorylase gives MPIEASEFIQNSDGSVYHLNLLPKHLANTVILVGDPDRVERITRHFDKVEFKIKKREFYTQTGYYKGKRISVMSTGIGPDNIDIVLNELDALVNIDFETREVKEEITSLDIIRIGTSGSIQKEIPVDSFLISESAIGFDGLLHFYESEHIQNAEFAEAFSEHLNWFKKKAAPYVVNGSENLIFRMESPKVYKGLTATNIGFYGPQGRILRIALQDNKMNDKLASFAFNNKKITNLEMETSAIYGLSKLLGHNAISMNAIIANRAAGTFSKNPKNTVDELIQYSLEQLAK, from the coding sequence ATGCCAATAGAAGCTTCAGAATTTATACAAAATAGTGATGGTAGTGTTTACCATTTAAATTTATTGCCAAAACATCTCGCAAACACGGTAATTTTAGTAGGTGATCCCGATAGGGTTGAGAGAATTACAAGACATTTTGATAAAGTTGAATTCAAGATAAAAAAGCGGGAATTTTACACTCAAACAGGCTATTATAAAGGAAAACGCATTAGTGTAATGTCTACGGGAATTGGTCCCGATAATATTGATATTGTACTTAACGAACTTGATGCTCTTGTAAATATAGATTTTGAAACCAGGGAAGTTAAAGAAGAAATTACCAGTTTAGATATTATTAGAATTGGAACTTCAGGTTCTATTCAAAAAGAAATTCCCGTAGATTCATTCTTAATTAGTGAAAGCGCCATTGGCTTTGACGGACTTTTACATTTTTACGAGAGCGAGCATATTCAAAATGCAGAATTTGCCGAAGCTTTTAGTGAACATTTAAATTGGTTTAAAAAGAAAGCTGCACCTTATGTGGTAAATGGTAGTGAAAACCTTATTTTCCGTATGGAGTCTCCCAAAGTGTATAAAGGGCTAACCGCTACTAATATTGGTTTTTACGGTCCCCAGGGAAGGATTTTGCGCATAGCGCTTCAGGATAATAAAATGAACGATAAACTGGCTTCATTTGCATTCAACAATAAAAAGATAACCAATCTTGAAATGGAAACTTCAGCAATTTATGGCTTATCCAAATTGTTGGGACATAACGCGATTTCTATGAATGCAATAATTGCCAATCGTGCCGCGGGAACGTTTTCTAAAAATCCCAAAAACACCGTAGATGAACTTATTCAATATAGTTTAGAACAATTGGCAAAGTAA
- a CDS encoding translation initiation factor, whose amino-acid sequence MAKKKLGLEDLGGFVFSTNDDFEGNENIETEETLSPEDQQLEAHFSSKGRGGKTVTIIKGFQGNNDDLVILGKKLKKKCGVGGSAKDGEIIIQGDDREKIMELLRKDGYNVKRVGG is encoded by the coding sequence ATGGCAAAGAAAAAACTCGGGCTAGAAGATTTGGGCGGTTTTGTTTTTTCTACAAATGATGATTTTGAAGGTAATGAAAACATTGAAACCGAGGAAACATTATCCCCCGAAGATCAACAACTGGAAGCACATTTTAGCAGTAAGGGTCGCGGTGGTAAAACCGTAACTATTATTAAAGGTTTCCAGGGAAATAATGATGATTTAGTTATTCTTGGAAAGAAACTCAAGAAAAAATGTGGTGTGGGCGGCTCGGCTAAAGATGGTGAAATTATTATCCAGGGAGACGATCGTGAGAAGATTATGGAACTGCTTAGAAAAGATGGTTATAATGTAAAACGGGTAGGTGGGTAG